From the Roseateles sp. XES5 genome, one window contains:
- a CDS encoding DMT family transporter gives MNSSGNARGALFMVIAMAAFTCNDALVKSVTHAMNTGQILFVRGLMTSVLVLAIARSMGALGSWRIVLQPAVALRLSAEILASLAYISALGAMPLANTAAILQSLPLAVTLGAALFLGEQVGWRRWLAIAAGFAGVLIVIRPGPDGFSLAALYVIASVVGAAARDLSTRKIPGDIPSIFISAVTALAITLVGGVLTGPMGGWQPMSPDVLARLAGASVLLLVGYQTIVNAMRAGEISFVAPFRYTSLIWAIAIGFLFFGEVPDLWMTVGVAIIVASGLYTFYRENRRRAKTLAQGSTPESP, from the coding sequence ATGAACTCCTCCGGAAATGCCAGGGGCGCGCTTTTCATGGTCATCGCCATGGCGGCCTTCACCTGCAACGACGCCCTCGTCAAATCCGTCACCCATGCCATGAACACCGGGCAGATCCTTTTCGTGCGCGGATTGATGACGAGCGTGCTGGTGCTCGCCATCGCCAGGAGCATGGGCGCGCTCGGTTCGTGGCGGATCGTGTTGCAGCCGGCGGTGGCGCTGCGCCTTTCGGCCGAAATCCTCGCTTCGCTCGCCTATATATCCGCCCTCGGCGCCATGCCGCTCGCCAACACCGCCGCCATCCTGCAGTCCCTGCCGCTCGCCGTCACGCTGGGCGCCGCCCTTTTCCTCGGCGAACAGGTGGGCTGGCGGCGCTGGCTTGCCATTGCCGCGGGCTTTGCCGGCGTGCTGATCGTCATCCGCCCGGGGCCGGACGGGTTTTCGCTGGCGGCGCTCTATGTCATCGCCTCGGTCGTCGGCGCGGCGGCGCGCGACCTGTCCACGCGCAAGATCCCCGGCGACATTCCCTCCATCTTCATCAGCGCGGTCACGGCGCTCGCCATCACCCTCGTCGGCGGTGTGCTGACCGGACCGATGGGCGGCTGGCAGCCCATGTCGCCGGATGTGCTGGCCCGGCTCGCCGGGGCGAGCGTCCTGCTGCTCGTCGGCTACCAGACCATCGTCAACGCCATGCGCGCCGGCGAAATCTCCTTCGTCGCGCCCTTCCGCTACACCAGCCTCATCTGGGCCATCGCCATCGGCTTCCTGTTCTTCGGCGAGGTGCCCGATCTCTGGATGACGGTCGGCGTCGCGATCATCGTCGCCTCCGGCCTCTATACCTTCTACCGCGAGAACCGCCGCCGGGCGAAGACCCTGGCGCAGGGATCGACACCCGAATCCCCGTGA
- a CDS encoding methyl-accepting chemotaxis protein, protein MSFIDRLLQQRRIVTKVLLFVIPLVALIAGIGLVGYFTASTLNGHMTVTRETINSLSHFQNLRSGLQDFADKPSQQTRDALGVRIDEQEAGIRDLDALLPDAAEKAKIASVVALAATMRDQAQTLWTIDEERNAVTADLEGALAAMAKDGEFAEKQIGVIRSESGEKEAFAKALLFDAAAYQGLAERIGKFRKPVALAMKAEDKVKAAETYLPQLLKQLDESKAIASQKALTQIKAFETELAKVREILAGADDAEGKKAKFVPVLTKLAKFDADFLKEAGKNSDTAAKRFVGMDAEIAVLKTLIALMGDTFKGIDETRLHISELHRKLNQESRDAVLADVKAVSTSAAELAKLGAKNAALRDLSQKLAPSLAKIEKGTGDLIAVGEKWQAARIAAYASVADASQTLEQFVSSAQEAGKKDSQRSANVSIIAMVAGTLLAIIGGLMLVETLRGPLKRVTEAMSRLASGDLDISIDGRNRGDEIGDMVRSVAVFRDAARENIRLEQQAEAQRQLTAEDEARRASERARIEAEQTEALSALSDVLGKLAAGNLEESMTEALAAEYVAMARTYNNAVEALRATLSDVRATTVEINGGTGNLAASADDLARRTEQQAAALEESSRALRQLTDIVRSTAESAQKTAVSVDETHSYAQRSGAVVAKAVDAMGEINRSSEKIGTIIGVIDEIAFQTNILALNAAVEAARAGEQGRGFAVVAQEVRELAQRCAGAAREIKGLISDSSAQVRNGVALVTETGEALSVINEHISSIHTLVGKIEAAAAAQYEGISEVNQAVHKVELITQQNAAMVEENTAEIHGLRRRVQTLNEKIDHFKTRDLETRPEDGYGRQHYAA, encoded by the coding sequence ATGTCCTTCATCGACCGCCTGCTGCAGCAGCGCCGCATCGTCACCAAGGTGCTGTTGTTCGTCATCCCTCTCGTCGCGCTGATCGCGGGCATCGGCCTTGTCGGTTACTTCACCGCCAGCACGCTGAACGGCCATATGACGGTGACGCGCGAGACGATCAACAGCCTGTCGCATTTCCAGAACCTGCGCTCCGGCCTGCAGGACTTCGCCGACAAGCCAAGCCAGCAGACGCGGGACGCGCTCGGCGTGCGGATCGACGAGCAGGAGGCCGGCATTCGCGATCTCGACGCTCTCCTGCCCGATGCGGCGGAAAAGGCGAAGATCGCTTCGGTCGTCGCCCTTGCCGCCACCATGCGCGACCAGGCGCAAACGCTCTGGACCATCGATGAAGAGCGCAACGCCGTTACCGCCGACCTCGAAGGGGCGCTGGCGGCGATGGCGAAGGATGGGGAGTTCGCCGAGAAGCAGATCGGCGTGATCCGCAGCGAATCGGGCGAAAAGGAAGCCTTCGCCAAGGCGTTGCTCTTCGACGCCGCCGCCTATCAGGGTCTTGCCGAACGTATCGGCAAGTTCCGCAAGCCCGTCGCGCTGGCGATGAAGGCGGAAGACAAGGTGAAGGCGGCCGAAACCTACTTGCCGCAGTTGCTCAAGCAACTGGACGAATCCAAGGCCATCGCCTCGCAGAAGGCGCTGACGCAGATCAAGGCCTTCGAGACCGAACTGGCCAAGGTGCGCGAAATCCTTGCCGGCGCCGACGATGCCGAGGGCAAGAAGGCGAAGTTCGTGCCTGTGCTCACCAAGCTTGCCAAGTTCGACGCCGACTTCCTCAAGGAAGCCGGCAAGAATTCCGATACGGCGGCAAAGCGCTTCGTCGGCATGGATGCGGAAATCGCCGTGCTGAAGACGTTGATCGCTCTCATGGGCGACACGTTCAAGGGCATCGATGAAACGCGCCTGCATATCAGCGAATTGCATCGCAAGCTGAACCAGGAGAGCCGCGACGCCGTGCTGGCCGACGTGAAGGCCGTTTCGACGAGCGCCGCCGAACTGGCCAAGCTCGGGGCCAAGAATGCGGCCTTGCGCGACCTCTCGCAGAAGCTCGCGCCGTCGCTGGCGAAGATCGAGAAGGGCACGGGCGACCTGATCGCCGTCGGCGAGAAGTGGCAGGCGGCGCGCATCGCCGCCTATGCCTCGGTTGCCGATGCCAGCCAGACGCTCGAACAGTTCGTCTCCAGCGCCCAGGAAGCCGGCAAGAAGGACAGCCAGCGCTCGGCCAACGTCTCGATCATCGCCATGGTCGCCGGCACGCTGCTCGCCATCATCGGTGGCCTGATGCTGGTGGAGACGCTGCGCGGACCTCTGAAGCGCGTCACCGAAGCCATGTCGCGGCTTGCCAGCGGCGACCTCGACATCAGCATCGACGGCCGCAACCGCGGTGACGAGATCGGCGACATGGTGCGCTCGGTCGCCGTCTTCCGCGACGCGGCACGGGAAAACATCCGGCTGGAGCAGCAGGCGGAAGCCCAGCGCCAGCTCACGGCCGAGGACGAGGCCCGCCGCGCCAGCGAACGCGCCCGCATCGAAGCCGAGCAGACGGAGGCGCTGAGCGCGCTCTCCGACGTTCTCGGCAAACTTGCCGCCGGCAATCTCGAGGAGAGCATGACGGAGGCGCTGGCGGCCGAATATGTCGCCATGGCCCGTACCTACAACAATGCCGTCGAGGCCTTGCGCGCCACGCTTTCGGACGTGCGCGCGACGACGGTGGAGATCAACGGCGGCACCGGCAACCTTGCCGCCTCCGCCGACGATCTCGCCCGCCGCACGGAGCAGCAGGCCGCGGCGCTGGAGGAAAGCTCGCGGGCGCTCCGCCAGCTTACCGACATCGTCCGCTCCACCGCCGAAAGCGCGCAGAAGACGGCCGTCTCCGTCGACGAGACGCACAGCTACGCCCAGCGCTCCGGCGCGGTCGTGGCCAAGGCCGTCGACGCCATGGGCGAGATCAACCGCTCCTCGGAGAAGATCGGCACGATCATCGGCGTCATCGACGAGATCGCCTTCCAGACCAATATCCTGGCGCTCAATGCCGCGGTGGAAGCCGCCCGGGCCGGCGAGCAGGGCCGCGGCTTTGCCGTCGTCGCGCAGGAGGTCCGCGAACTTGCCCAGCGTTGCGCCGGTGCGGCTCGCGAGATCAAGGGGCTTATTTCCGACAGTTCCGCCCAGGTGCGCAATGGCGTCGCTCTCGTCACCGAGACCGGCGAGGCGTTGAGCGTCATCAACGAGCACATCTCCTCGATCCACACGCTTGTCGGCAAGATCGAGGCGGCCGCCGCCGCCCAGTACGAAGGCATCAGCGAGGTGAACCAGGCGGTGCACAAGGTCGAACTCATCACGCAGCAGAACGCCGCGATGGTCGAGGAGAACACCGCCGAAATCCACGGCCTGCGCCGCCGCGTGCAGACGCTCAACGAGAAGATCGACCACTTCAAGACGCGCGACCTGGAGACGCGGCCGGAGGATGGTTACGGCCGGCAGCACTACGCCGCTTAA
- a CDS encoding DUF1176 domain-containing protein yields MKRLLPVLLCAALPSMPLAADRPDGIAAAEAIAKAAFGADCDMNGMPEVPMAGPDDEGYGHSVYRFTYKPDYNPDGPAVEAELFQLFCGSGAYNIRHAFVLKKSDEETPKLIAFATPDLDYAYADEEMNTLKAAPKVRGFRATGLLVNASFDEKTRTISSHAAWRGIGDAWDSGDWIFRNGDFILTRFEVDPTYGDPDPAAESYVVYEAGK; encoded by the coding sequence GTGAAGCGCCTTCTGCCTGTCCTCCTCTGCGCCGCCCTGCCCTCCATGCCGCTAGCCGCCGACCGTCCGGATGGCATCGCAGCCGCCGAAGCGATCGCCAAGGCCGCCTTCGGCGCGGACTGCGACATGAACGGCATGCCGGAAGTGCCGATGGCCGGTCCCGACGATGAAGGCTACGGCCATAGCGTCTACCGCTTCACCTACAAGCCCGACTACAATCCCGATGGTCCGGCCGTCGAGGCCGAACTGTTCCAGCTCTTCTGCGGCTCCGGCGCCTACAATATCCGCCACGCCTTCGTGCTGAAGAAGAGCGACGAGGAAACGCCGAAGCTGATCGCCTTCGCCACGCCCGATCTCGACTACGCCTATGCGGATGAGGAGATGAACACGCTGAAGGCCGCCCCGAAAGTCCGCGGCTTCCGCGCCACCGGCCTCTTGGTCAATGCCAGCTTCGACGAGAAAACCCGCACCATCTCCAGCCACGCCGCCTGGCGCGGTATCGGCGACGCCTGGGACAGCGGCGACTGGATCTTCCGCAACGGCGATTTCATCCTGACCCGCTTCGAGGTCGACCCGACCTACGGCGACCCGGACCCGGCGGCGGAGAGCTACGTGGTTTATGAGGCAGGGAAGTAG
- the moaA gene encoding GTP 3',8-cyclase MoaA: protein MNSPAGPWNGADPVARSDAPMIDPFGRAVTYLRVSVTDRCDFRCTYCMAENMTFLPKKDLLTLEELNRLCSAFIAKGVRKLRLTGGEPLLRKNIMYLVRELGKKVHDGQLDELTLTTNGSQLARHAAELADCGVRRINVSLDTLDPDKFRAITRWGDLSKVIEGIDAAQAAGLKIKINAVALKDFNDREIPDLMRWAHGRGMDLTLIETMPMGEIEEDRTDRYLPLSQMRAQLAEDFTLTDNAYRTGGPARYVTVAETGGRLGFITPMTHNFCESCNRVRLTCTGTLYLCLGQNDAADLRLPLRASDDDALLSQAIDEAIGRKPKGHDFIIDRRNRPAVARHMSVTGG, encoded by the coding sequence GTGAATTCGCCTGCAGGACCCTGGAACGGCGCCGACCCGGTCGCCCGATCCGACGCCCCGATGATCGACCCCTTCGGGCGCGCGGTCACCTATCTGCGCGTTTCCGTCACCGACCGCTGCGATTTCCGCTGCACCTACTGCATGGCGGAAAACATGACCTTCCTGCCCAAGAAGGATCTTCTGACGCTGGAGGAGCTGAACCGGCTCTGTTCCGCCTTCATCGCCAAGGGCGTGCGCAAGCTGCGCCTGACCGGCGGCGAGCCCCTGCTGCGCAAGAACATCATGTATCTCGTGCGCGAGCTCGGCAAGAAGGTCCATGACGGCCAGCTCGACGAACTGACGCTGACGACCAACGGTTCGCAGCTCGCCAGACACGCTGCCGAACTTGCCGATTGCGGCGTGCGACGCATCAACGTTTCCCTCGATACGCTCGATCCCGACAAATTCCGGGCGATCACACGCTGGGGCGATCTTTCCAAGGTCATCGAAGGCATCGACGCCGCGCAGGCCGCCGGCCTGAAGATCAAGATCAACGCCGTCGCGCTGAAGGACTTCAACGACCGCGAAATCCCCGATCTGATGCGCTGGGCGCATGGTCGCGGCATGGATCTCACCCTGATCGAGACCATGCCGATGGGCGAGATCGAGGAAGACCGCACCGACCGCTACCTGCCGCTGTCGCAGATGCGGGCGCAGCTGGCGGAAGACTTTACCCTCACCGACAACGCCTACCGCACCGGCGGCCCTGCGCGTTACGTCACGGTGGCGGAGACCGGCGGCCGCCTCGGCTTCATCACCCCGATGACGCATAATTTCTGCGAAAGCTGCAACCGCGTGCGTCTCACCTGCACCGGCACGCTCTATCTCTGCCTCGGCCAGAACGACGCCGCGGACCTGCGCCTGCCCCTGCGCGCCTCCGACGACGATGCCCTGCTCTCCCAGGCGATCGACGAGGCCATCGGCCGCAAGCCGAAGGGCCACGATTTCATCATCGACCGCCGCAACCGCCCGGCCGTCGCCCGCCATATGAGCGTCACCGGCGGCTGA
- a CDS encoding gamma-butyrobetaine hydroxylase-like domain-containing protein: MSDLWPTELRVSKDRQRLLVTFNDGESFDLSAELLRVLSPSAEVQGHGPGQKVTVPGKRNVAIIAMTPTGNYAVRIGFDDFHDTGIYTWSYLRELGEKGASLFADYERELAEKGMSRDISEKPR; encoded by the coding sequence ATGAGCGACCTCTGGCCGACCGAACTGCGCGTGTCCAAGGACCGCCAGCGCCTTCTCGTCACCTTCAACGACGGCGAGAGCTTCGACCTTTCCGCCGAGCTCTTGCGCGTCCTCTCGCCCTCCGCCGAGGTGCAGGGCCATGGGCCGGGGCAGAAGGTGACGGTGCCGGGCAAGCGCAATGTGGCGATCATCGCCATGACGCCGACCGGCAACTATGCGGTCCGCATCGGCTTCGACGATTTTCACGATACCGGCATCTATACGTGGTCCTATCTGCGGGAACTCGGGGAAAAGGGCGCGAGCCTCTTTGCCGATTACGAGCGCGAGCTTGCGGAGAAGGGCATGAGCCGCGATATATCCGAAAAGCCGCGATAA